A window of Gallaecimonas kandeliae genomic DNA:
GGAAGTGGAGCAGATCATCCGCGATCTCGCCGACGCGGCCATGAAGATGACCCGCGAGCAGGAGATGAAGAAGGTCCGCACCCGCGCCGAGGAAGCGGCCGAGGAGCGCATCCTCGACGCCCTGCTGCCCCGCGCCCGCAACCAGTGGGGCGAAACCGAGAAGTCCGAGTCCGACAGCCACACCCGTCAGGTCTTCCGCAAGAAGCTGCGTGAAGGGGAGCTCGACGACAAGGAGATCGACATCGACATCGCCGCCCCGCAGATGGAGATGCAGATCATGGCCCCGCCCGGCATGGAGGAGATGACCAACCAACTCCAGTCCATGTTCCAGAACCTGGGCGGCCAGACCAAGCAGAGCAAGAAGCTCAAGGTCAAGGAAGCCCTCAAGCTGGCCGTGGACGAAGAGGCCGCCAAGCTGCTCAACCCAGAAGAGGTCAAGCAGAAGGCGCTCTGGGCCGTGGAGAACAACGGCATCGTCTTCCTCGACGAGATAGACAAGATCTGCAAGCGTGGCGAGAGCTCGGGCCCAGACGTGTCACGTGAAGGGGTGCAGCGGGACCTGCTGCCGCTGGTGGAAGGCTGCACCGTCAACACCAAGCACGGCATGGTCAAGACCGACCATATCCTCTTCATCGCCTCAGGCGCCTTCCAGATGGCCAAGCCCTCTGACCTCATCCCCGAGCTGCAGGGCCGCCTGCCGATCCGGGTCGAGCTGGACGCCCTGACCGCCGAAGACTTCGTGCGCATCCTCACCGAGCCCAAGGCCAGCCTCACCGAGCAGTACCAGGCGCTGATGGCCACAGAGGGTGTCACCATAGAATTCAGCGAGGACGGCATCGAGAAGCTGGCCGAGGCGGCTTGGCAGGTCAACGAGCGCACCGAGAACATCGGGGCGCGGCGCCTGCACACCGTCATGGAGCGGCTGATGGAGGAGATCAGCTTCGAGGCCGCCGACCACGAAGGCCAGACCATCCGCATCGACGCCGCCTATGTCCAGGATCACCTGGGCAAGCTGGTGGAAGACGAGGACCTGTCCCGCTTTATCCTCTAAAGGGCGACAGCTAAAGAAAAGGCCACCGACTGGTGGCCTTTTTTATGGCTATCTCACTCAGACCTTGAAGCGGCTGATGACGGCGGCCAGTTCCTCCGCCTGCTCGGCCACGTGGGCCGAGGTCTCGGCGTTGCCGTGGGAAGCACTGGCGGTCTGCTCGGCCACGTCACGGATCACCACCACGTTGCGGTTCACCTCAGTGGCCACCTGGCTCTGCTCCTCGATGGCGGCCGCTATCTGGGTGTTCATGTCGAGGATGCGGGTCACGTCGCGGGTGATGTGGCCCAGCAGCTCTCCAGCCTTCTGGGCCTCGCCGGCGCTCTCCAGGCCCTCACCGCGGCAGTCTTCCATCAGGCTGACGATGGACTGGGTCTTCTGCTGCAAGGTCTTGATGATCTGGGCGATTTCCTCGGTGGAAGTCTGGGTGCGCATGGCTAGGGTGCGCACTTCGTCGGCGACAACGGCGAAGCCGCGGCCCTGATCCCCGGCCCTGGCCGCCTCTATGGCGGCGTTGAGGGCCAGCAGGTTGGTCTGCTCGGCGATGCCGCGGATGACGTCCAGCACAGAGCCTATGGTGTGGGCGCTCTGCACCAGCTCGTCCACCACCAGGGTGCTGTTCTCCAACTGCCCGGCCAACTGCTCGATGCGGTTGATGGCCCCCTGGAGCTGGCGGTGGCCCAGCTGGGCATTTTCATTGGCTTCCTGGGCCTTGACCGCCGCCTGCTCGGTGTTACGGGCTATCTCCTCGATGGTGGAGCCCATTTGAGTGATGGCGGTGGCCACCAGGTCGGTCTGGCTGAGCTGCTCCTTGGAGCCCGCCGAGGTTTCCTCGGCATTGGCCGACAACTCGGAGGTCGCCCGGCTCAAATACTCCACCGCCTGCTTGCTCTGGCGGACCAGGGCCCGCACGCCTTCCATCATCTGGTTGAAGTGGCGGCCCATCTGGGTCAGCTCGTCCTTGCCGTCCTGGTCCAGGCCGTGGGTCAGGTCACAGTCGGTGGCGATGCGCTGCATGGTGTTGATGCTACGCTCCAACTGGCTGTTGAGCTGGCGCACTATCATCACCGCCAGCACCACCAGGGCCAAGGCTATGACCAGGGCGAAGAGCACCAGGTGCCAGAGGGTGCTGGCCTTCTCGTCGGCCAGTACCTGGGTCAGTTCCTTGTCGATGTTCTCAAACAGCTGCTCGGTGGCCTGTACCTGCTGGCGCAGCTCGCCGGTGAGGCCGTCGTTGGGGGTCAGGCCTATTTGCTGCTGGGCGGCCACCAGGTTGAGGAAGTCATGCTTGTAGGTGGCCAGGTCGTCGCCGACCTTCTTGCTGTCCACCAGGGCGTTGAGCTTGACGAAGTCGGTGTTGAACTCGTCCACGTACTTGGTCTGGAGGCGCAACATGAAGTCTTTTTCATGGCGGCGCTCCATCAGGATGGCGGCCAGGAGATCGTCCCTTTTCTCGGCCCTGACGCTGGCTTCGGCGGCATGGACGGCGTCACGCAGGCTGCCGTAGAGGCCGGACTCGGGGTCCAGGCCCACCGTCTGGTGTTGGCTGACCAGCTTATGGAAGGCGTCGCTGTAGTCCTGGATATGGCTTTCCAATTCCCCCAGGGAACGGCTTTCCACCCCCTGCTCGTCCAACAAGGTCTTGAGGGAGGTCAGATCGCCGTTGAAGGCCTTGATGGTGTCGTCAAACTCCTTGGGGTACTTCATGTCCAGGCGCAGCATGAAGTCCTTCTCGTGGCGGCGCAGCAGCAGCATCTGCTTGTCGAGGTTGAGGCTGAGCAGTTGGGCCGAGCCCAGCTTGTCGATGTCACGCCATGACCACCAGGTGCCGGCAAGCAATAACAGCAAGGCGGCAACAGCCAGGGCGGCCAGGCCATAGAGTTTGTGTTTTATTAGCATAAAGCCTCGCCTGAGCGGATGAGTAGACGGAGCCTTCCATGGAGGGTCTTGGCGCCGGACGCGCCCAATAAGTGATTGCTTATCGGCCGCTTTCGACAATGCCTTAAACAAATTTAGACAAAAATAAGATTGCGTTTTTATGACAGTCGACGTTCGTTGGCCAAGGCCTGGTCGCAGATCTGGTGGTAAAGGCGGAAGATGTGGCCGGCGAGGCCTTGCAGTTCGCGGCTTTGGTGCATCACGGAGCGGGCCTGCCAGCCCGCCGCCAGGGCATCTTTGAGAAAGCGCAGATCGTAGTCGTCCAAGGGCTGGCCGGCGTCCACCTTGGCTTTGAGCTTGAGCAGCCGGGGCAGCTGCTGGTGCTGGAGCTGCGCCTGCAGGGCCTGCACCACCCCTTGTTCGTCACCTCGCAAAAAGCCCCCCTAAAAACAAGGGGCGCCTTGCGCCCCTTCGTTATTCGTCTGAGCTGTCAGAAGCGCTCATATCGAAGTCGCCGCCACCGGACTTGGCCGGGGCATCACAGATAGTGTAGATGTGACGGCGCTGGGTGATGCGGTTGAGGTACTTGAGCCAGACCTTCTCTTCGTTGCTGGAGGCGGGCTGCTCGCCACGGCAGACGCTGATGAAACGCTGCTCGTCGGCGGTCATGGGTTCACGTTGACCGCTGGCCAGCTCATGCATGCCCATGCCTTTATCTGTGAGCAGGTTCGCTTCGGTAATGGTGAAGTCACCACTGCGCTGGAAGCCGCGCGGGAAGTTCAGATCGTCAAAAAACTTCTTGCCAGACATAAAGCTGTTCATTACACCTGTCCCCATGGTTCGTACTATACCGGCGGACCGGTACACGCGGCGGAGTATGGATAACCCCTTTATAGGGGTAAAATGAAAAATATTTATCGCCACAAGAAAAGTTTCTTGACGAGAGCCTGACTTGGATACGGAACTCCTGAAAACCTTTCTCGAGGTTCATCGCTGCCGCCACTTCGGCAAGGCAGCCGAAAACCTCTACCTCACCCAATCGGCGGTCAGCTTCCGTATTCGCCAGTTGGAAAGCCAGTTGGGGGTGGCCCTCTTCACCCGCCACCGCAACAACATCCAGCTCACCAATGCAGGTGAAAGGCTGCTACCCCACGCCGAGGCCATGCTGCTGTCCTGGCAAAGGGCCAGGCAGGACATAGCCCTGGCCAGCCACCAGTCGGTGCAGCTGGCGGTGTCGGCAAGCGCCAACATCTGGGACCCTTTCCTGCAGCGGCGCCTGCCCATCATCTACCAGAGCCTGGGCCAGGTGGCGCTGCGGGCCGACACGGCGCCGCCCGACGTGCTGGTGCGGATGCTGCTGGAGCGGCGCCTGGATCTGGCGCTGTTGTTCGACCCGCCCAAGGTGGAAGAACTGGAGGTGCGGGAGCTGGGCCAGCTGCGATTGCAACTGGTGTCCAGTCAAGAAGAGCTGGATCTGGAGGCGGCCCTCAAGGGGCCCTACGTCAAGGTGGATTGGGGAACCCAGTTCAGCATCCAGCACGCCAAGCTGGTCAAGGAGCAGGCCCCGCCCCTGCTGCACACCGGCATAGCCCGCATTGCCCTCGACTTCATCCTCGACCACGGCGGCAGCGCCTACCTGCCCCAGGGCCTGGCCGAAGAGGCCCTGGAAAAGGGCCGGTTGCACCCCGTGGCCGGCGCGCCGCAGATCGCCCGCGAGATCTACGGCGCCCACCTCAAGGACGCCGAGCGGGTCGGCCTTATCGACCACATCTGTCAGTTGCTGACAGGGCCCGCCGACAGCTTGCAGTAAGAGGGGTAGGCCACCTGCCGCCATAGCCCCTGGCAAAGCTCGCCGAAGTTGTCCCTGTTGCCCGCCAGCAGCCAATCCACCAGGCTGGCGGCCACGTCCGGGAAGGACACCGGCTGGGCCGGGGGCAGCTCCAGCCAGGCGTCCAGTTCGGACGCCGACAGCTCGTACATGGCCGAAGCCAGCCCCAGTTGGCGCAAGGTAAGCACGTTGGAAAGCTGCTCGAACTGGCCGTGCAGGGGCTTAAGCAGCAGCTTCTTACCCAGGCGCAGCGCCTCAGAGGGCAGTTCGAAGCCGCCGTTGGCGATCACCCCCACGGATTCCGCGAGATCCACCGGGAAGCCGCTGCGGGAAGGGGCTCGCAGGTGGATGTGGCCCCTGTCTTCGTCCTGCACCTGGGGGTGGTAGCAGTAGAACTCCACGTCAGGGAAGGGCTCCAGCAGCGCCAATATTTCCTCCACCGACTCGAAGGGCAGGTACACCAGCACCTTGTTGTGGCGCACCGGCTGGTCGTGGCTATGGCGCTCTATGATGGGGGGCAGCATGGCGTGGCCGAAGTGGTACCAGTGCACCCCCAGCTCCAGGCCGACCGGGGCAAAATGGCGGATCAGCAGCCGGGCGCTCCAGTCCTCGCCGTCCCGCGGCACCGGCTTCAAGAAAGAGGCCTGGTGGCTGACCCCTATGCTCGGCACCTTGGCCAGCTTGGCGGCCCAGGCGGTGATGGGCTCGAAGTCGTTGATCACCAGATCGTAGTCTTTGACCGGTAGGGCCTTGATGTCTTGGTAGAGCTCCCGCAGCTTGCTCTGGCGCAGCGTCTTGGTGAGGCTGACCCTACCCCGCTCAGTGGCAAAGGTCAGGCCGGAGCGGGTCTGGTAGTCGCCGAAGGGTTCCATGTCGAAGTAGTCGCTGGCGGGGCGGCCCGAGAACAGGAAATCCACCTGGACATCCCGCTTGGCCAGTTCGGCGGCCATGACCCGGGCGCGGGTGATATGGCCATTACCAGTGCCTTGCACACCGTACAGAATGCGCATTCGGTCTCCTTGGGTTGGTTCAGGACAGGACCAGGCAGGCGACACTGGCCCCCAGCAGGGCACCGGCCAGGATGTCGGAGGGGAAATGGACCCCCAGCAACACCCGGGAAAGGCCCACGGCCATGGCCCAGGGCAGGGCCAGCAGGCCCCAAAGCCCGAAGTGGCCTATGGCCGCCGTCACCATCACGAAGGCGGCGGCGGTATGGCCGGAAGGCAGGCTGAACTGGTCGGACGGTTGGATAAAGGCCTGGGCCCCGGGTAGGGCCACGGCCGGGCGGCGGCGCTTGAAGGTGTTCTTGAAGGCAAGGTAGAGGGGCAGTTCTATGGCGAAAGCCTGCAGCAGGTCGATGACATAGGCTTGCAGGGCCGGCCATTGGCTCATCCAGAAGGCCAGGGCGATGAGGCCGTACAGGGGGCCGTCACCGGTGCGGGACACCCAACGGGCCACGGCTGCCGACTGGCGCCAGTGACGGTGAGCCTGACTTTTCTGGAACAGCTGATGGTCCCAAGCGGTAAGGTTTGCCAAACGCATGAAAGTCCCTCCCTCTTTGCAGCGAAAGATAGGAAGGGGCCATGACAAAGCCATGACGGGGTCTTGAAGAAATGATTAAGGCAACGGCTGGTAGCTCAGCACCTGGCCCGACAGGGACGCCTCGTACATCAGGCCGCCCAGGGCCAGGGTGAAGACGGCGACGCCGTCGTCGTCGTCGACGCTGGTGCCGGCACCGGCGTCCAGGGCCACGGCCGAGGCCTGGGCACCAAACTCCAGGTCGCCCTTCTTGAAGCGGTCGAAGGCGGCGGCGGATTTGAAGAAGACGATCTGGCTATAGCTCTGGCCGCCGATCTGGAGGCCGACGGTCAGCTGCTTGAGGCGGCACTTGCCCACCAGCTTGCGTTTGACGAAGACCAGGCCCTCGCCGTAGGCGCCGCCGATGATGAGGCCACCCTTGGCCACCTTGGGGAAAACGGCATAGCCATGGGCGCGGTTGAAGAAGGCCTTGAGGCCGGGGTCGGTGCGCAGGAAAGCCTTGATGGTAGCGGCGGCCTGGGATTCGAGCTGCTGGGTGCCGGCATGGGCTTCCCTTGGCACCAGGCCGAAGGAAAAACACAGTGCAATCAACAGCCAAAGTCGCATGCCAGGCTCCACTTGTTAAAAAAACCGCCCTATTGTACCGACAAAGTCACACAATGCGACGGGGCATTTCCCAGCTTAGGGACATTTGATTGAACCCAGGCTGACCTCTGGTCAGAAAGGCGCCGCATTTGCCGTTTGCCGCCGCCCGTCCTTTGACGCTACCCTGTAGATGCATTAGCCAGCTCGGAACTTCGCCATGGAATACAACACTTCAGCCCTCTGTGACACCTACATCGACATGGTGGACGTAGTGGAACCCGTCTTCGCCTCCTTCGGCGGCCGGGCCTCCTTCGGCGGCAAGGTCAGCACCGTCAAGTGCTTCGAAGACAACGCCCTCATCCGCGAGATGCTGGAAGAGGACGGCGAAGGCCGGGTGCTGCTGGTGGACGGCGGCGGCTCCATGCGCCGCGCCCTGATCGACGCCGGGCTGGCCGAACTGGCCTTGGCCAACCACTGGGAAGGGCTGGTGGTGAACGGCGCCGTGCGCGAAGTGGACGCCCTGGAAGAGCTGGATATTGGTATCCAGGCCCTGGCCGCCATTCCCGTCGGCGCCGAAGACAAAGGCCACGGCGAAACCGAGGTGCCGGTCAACTTCGCCGGCGTCACCTTCCTGCCTGAAGACTGGCTCTATGCCGACTCCACCGGCATCATCCTCTCGCCAGAACAGCTGGACCTGGTCTGACAGAGCCGCCCAAGGGCGGCTTTTTGCTGCGGCAAAAACGATAACCCCGGCCGGAATTATCCCCTGGCCCCGCTGCCGTTCCTCGCGCATCATGGGGCCCCGGATAAGGAGCCCTCATGAGCCAACCTCTTAAAATCGACTTTGTTTCCGACGTGGTCTGCCCCTGGTGCGCCATAGGCCTCAGCGCCCTGGAACAGGCCCTGGCCAAGCTGCCCGAGATCCAGGCCGAACTGCGCTTCATGCCCTTCGAACTCAACCCCCAGATGGGGCCGGACGGCGAGGAGATAGTCCCCTACCTGGCCGGCAAGTACGGCATCAGCGCCGAACAGGTGGCCGCCAGCCAGCAGCAGATCCAGCAGCGCGGCGCCGAACTGGGCTTCCGCTTCGACATGGACAAGCGCACCCACACCTACAACACCTTCGACGCCCACCGGCTGCTGCACTGGGCCGGCCTGGAAGGCAAGCAACTGGCCCTGAAGAAGGCCTTGCTGGCCGCCCACTTCACCGACGGCCAGAACCCCGGCGATCACCTGCTGCTGGTCAGCCTGGCCGAGGCCGCTGGCCTGGACGGCGACCAGGCCCGCCAGGTGCTGGAGAGCGGCGCCTTCGCCGAGGAAGTGCGGGCCGAGGAAGCCTTCTACCAGCAGCGCGGCATCAGCTCGGTGCCGGCGGTGATCCTCAACGGCAAGTACCTCATCTCCGGCGGCCAGCCGGTGGAATATTTCGAGCAGGCCCTGCGTCAGGTGGCGGCCGAGAACGCCTGACCGCCAAGCCCGCCGCCCGGCGGGCTTTTTCTTATCCCCGGCAGCGCCCAAGGGCCGTTCCCAACCGACGAACGCCTGTTGCACTCGTGAGCCAAGGCCCTGAACATAAGGGGAAAACGGCCAAAAGCCGGCATTCCAACTCCAGCAGAGGGAGACCCCATGTCGAAGTGGCTCAGCCTTGCCGCCCTGTCCTTGTCCAGCCTGCCCGCCCTGGCGACCGGC
This region includes:
- the hdfR gene encoding HTH-type transcriptional regulator HdfR is translated as MDTELLKTFLEVHRCRHFGKAAENLYLTQSAVSFRIRQLESQLGVALFTRHRNNIQLTNAGERLLPHAEAMLLSWQRARQDIALASHQSVQLAVSASANIWDPFLQRRLPIIYQSLGQVALRADTAPPDVLVRMLLERRLDLALLFDPPKVEELEVRELGQLRLQLVSSQEELDLEAALKGPYVKVDWGTQFSIQHAKLVKEQAPPLLHTGIARIALDFILDHGGSAYLPQGLAEEALEKGRLHPVAGAPQIAREIYGAHLKDAERVGLIDHICQLLTGPADSLQ
- a CDS encoding methyl-accepting chemotaxis protein — translated: MLIKHKLYGLAALAVAALLLLLAGTWWSWRDIDKLGSAQLLSLNLDKQMLLLRRHEKDFMLRLDMKYPKEFDDTIKAFNGDLTSLKTLLDEQGVESRSLGELESHIQDYSDAFHKLVSQHQTVGLDPESGLYGSLRDAVHAAEASVRAEKRDDLLAAILMERRHEKDFMLRLQTKYVDEFNTDFVKLNALVDSKKVGDDLATYKHDFLNLVAAQQQIGLTPNDGLTGELRQQVQATEQLFENIDKELTQVLADEKASTLWHLVLFALVIALALVVLAVMIVRQLNSQLERSINTMQRIATDCDLTHGLDQDGKDELTQMGRHFNQMMEGVRALVRQSKQAVEYLSRATSELSANAEETSAGSKEQLSQTDLVATAITQMGSTIEEIARNTEQAAVKAQEANENAQLGHRQLQGAINRIEQLAGQLENSTLVVDELVQSAHTIGSVLDVIRGIAEQTNLLALNAAIEAARAGDQGRGFAVVADEVRTLAMRTQTSTEEIAQIIKTLQQKTQSIVSLMEDCRGEGLESAGEAQKAGELLGHITRDVTRILDMNTQIAAAIEEQSQVATEVNRNVVVIRDVAEQTASASHGNAETSAHVAEQAEELAAVISRFKV
- a CDS encoding DsbA family oxidoreductase, whose protein sequence is MSQPLKIDFVSDVVCPWCAIGLSALEQALAKLPEIQAELRFMPFELNPQMGPDGEEIVPYLAGKYGISAEQVAASQQQIQQRGAELGFRFDMDKRTHTYNTFDAHRLLHWAGLEGKQLALKKALLAAHFTDGQNPGDHLLLVSLAEAAGLDGDQARQVLESGAFAEEVRAEEAFYQQRGISSVPAVILNGKYLISGGQPVEYFEQALRQVAAENA
- the maoP gene encoding DUF413 domain-containing protein, whose amino-acid sequence is MNSFMSGKKFFDDLNFPRGFQRSGDFTITEANLLTDKGMGMHELASGQREPMTADEQRFISVCRGEQPASSNEEKVWLKYLNRITQRRHIYTICDAPAKSGGGDFDMSASDSSDE
- a CDS encoding phosphatase PAP2 family protein — protein: MRLANLTAWDHQLFQKSQAHRHWRQSAAVARWVSRTGDGPLYGLIALAFWMSQWPALQAYVIDLLQAFAIELPLYLAFKNTFKRRRPAVALPGAQAFIQPSDQFSLPSGHTAAAFVMVTAAIGHFGLWGLLALPWAMAVGLSRVLLGVHFPSDILAGALLGASVACLVLS
- a CDS encoding lipid-binding SYLF domain-containing protein, producing MRLWLLIALCFSFGLVPREAHAGTQQLESQAAATIKAFLRTDPGLKAFFNRAHGYAVFPKVAKGGLIIGGAYGEGLVFVKRKLVGKCRLKQLTVGLQIGGQSYSQIVFFKSAAAFDRFKKGDLEFGAQASAVALDAGAGTSVDDDDGVAVFTLALGGLMYEASLSGQVLSYQPLP
- a CDS encoding MJ1255/VC2487 family glycosyltransferase — its product is MRILYGVQGTGNGHITRARVMAAELAKRDVQVDFLFSGRPASDYFDMEPFGDYQTRSGLTFATERGRVSLTKTLRQSKLRELYQDIKALPVKDYDLVINDFEPITAWAAKLAKVPSIGVSHQASFLKPVPRDGEDWSARLLIRHFAPVGLELGVHWYHFGHAMLPPIIERHSHDQPVRHNKVLVYLPFESVEEILALLEPFPDVEFYCYHPQVQDEDRGHIHLRAPSRSGFPVDLAESVGVIANGGFELPSEALRLGKKLLLKPLHGQFEQLSNVLTLRQLGLASAMYELSASELDAWLELPPAQPVSFPDVAASLVDWLLAGNRDNFGELCQGLWRQVAYPSYCKLSAGPVSN
- the rraA gene encoding ribonuclease E activity regulator RraA; translation: MEYNTSALCDTYIDMVDVVEPVFASFGGRASFGGKVSTVKCFEDNALIREMLEEDGEGRVLLVDGGGSMRRALIDAGLAELALANHWEGLVVNGAVREVDALEELDIGIQALAAIPVGAEDKGHGETEVPVNFAGVTFLPEDWLYADSTGIILSPEQLDLV
- the hslU gene encoding HslU--HslV peptidase ATPase subunit — encoded protein: MSAMTPREIVHELDRHIIGQAGAKRAVAIALRNRWRRMQLDEALRHEVTPKNILMIGPTGVGKTEIARRLARLANAPFIKVEATKFTEVGYVGKEVEQIIRDLADAAMKMTREQEMKKVRTRAEEAAEERILDALLPRARNQWGETEKSESDSHTRQVFRKKLREGELDDKEIDIDIAAPQMEMQIMAPPGMEEMTNQLQSMFQNLGGQTKQSKKLKVKEALKLAVDEEAAKLLNPEEVKQKALWAVENNGIVFLDEIDKICKRGESSGPDVSREGVQRDLLPLVEGCTVNTKHGMVKTDHILFIASGAFQMAKPSDLIPELQGRLPIRVELDALTAEDFVRILTEPKASLTEQYQALMATEGVTIEFSEDGIEKLAEAAWQVNERTENIGARRLHTVMERLMEEISFEAADHEGQTIRIDAAYVQDHLGKLVEDEDLSRFIL